Proteins from a genomic interval of Helicobacter pylori Shi112:
- a CDS encoding PT domain-containing protein, giving the protein MASNHPTIQPSNHPTIQPSNHPTIQPSNHPTIQPSNHPTIQPSNHPIKQSSNQAIKQSSNQAIKQSSNATLLL; this is encoded by the coding sequence ATGGCATCCAACCATCCAACCATCCAACCATCCAACCATCCAACCATCCAACCATCCAACCATCCAACCATCCAACCATCCAACCATCCAACCATCCAACCATCCAACCATCCAACCATCCAACCATCCAACCATCCAATCAAGCAATCAAGCAATCAAGCAATCAAGCAATCAAGCAATCAAGCAATCAAGCAATCAAGCAACGCTACCCTATTGTTATAA
- a CDS encoding DUF262 domain-containing protein, whose protein sequence is MELLDLDGVIEKGVFEIPSYQRGYAWQERQLKDFWNDLEHVSKLGNQFHYMHSLTLRELENDFENSAFEIIDGQQRLATSLILLGLLAKTTQNKDPKYSLINLEPILSYKYYGLREAFRAITEEEKDLKAFKTSFYAKNLIEAYAFFKEKISDTPIEALEKMFDALIKKMLFSVVGLNDNRIDPFSSFETINNRGKDLSTLELLKNRLHFVAHKICEGKKLEKLQQEINDTYTLIYHDLRQFEDAHLEGFLKHFVAYYYGEKGDFKKRLLEMEFNAHKRYTDNTNFNEKYEKIDDLLFYLSYSSKVWNFLHTLDEKSITLIVDDNKKLEIEITPKMRDLLEKMRRLNALSDSAFLPLLLSLLTIQRAGKSANEQPYTTKELEGLLEHLERFGFLIYRVASKNTAKNEWIELAFMAFKAYRYGEENIVIENLPTLEKNFFNRKYSALELLEEYIHSKKNAEKWYKWGKALNYLLYEYELHHNPETTLNFDGNTESIEHILPQNPDQGYSAKEKNWAKNPNIVHALGNLLLIPKNANSSLSNKPFDEKRKEYIKGSYSEKEVAKNASFGVDQIKERSEKLLNFLIVHYRIAALVGESAIKAFKNALLKDIK, encoded by the coding sequence ATGGAATTGTTGGATTTAGACGGAGTGATTGAAAAAGGCGTATTTGAAATCCCCAGCTATCAAAGGGGGTATGCATGGCAAGAAAGGCAATTAAAGGATTTTTGGAACGATTTAGAGCATGTGTCCAAACTAGGAAACCAATTCCATTACATGCACAGCTTAACCTTAAGAGAGCTTGAAAATGATTTTGAAAATAGCGCTTTTGAAATCATAGACGGCCAGCAACGATTGGCTACAAGCCTGATCTTACTGGGCCTTTTAGCAAAAACCACCCAAAACAAAGACCCAAAGTATTCTTTAATCAACCTTGAACCCATTTTATCCTATAAGTATTATGGTTTGCGTGAAGCTTTTAGGGCGATCACTGAAGAGGAAAAAGATTTAAAAGCGTTCAAAACTTCTTTTTACGCTAAAAATCTTATTGAGGCTTATGCATTTTTTAAAGAAAAAATCAGCGATACGCCTATTGAAGCGCTTGAAAAAATGTTTGATGCCCTTATAAAGAAAATGCTTTTTAGCGTGGTGGGATTGAACGATAACAGGATCGATCCTTTCAGCTCTTTTGAAACGATTAACAATCGTGGTAAGGATCTATCCACTCTGGAATTGCTAAAAAACCGCTTGCATTTTGTGGCGCACAAGATTTGCGAGGGCAAAAAATTAGAAAAACTCCAACAAGAAATCAACGATACTTACACGCTCATTTATCACGATTTGAGGCAGTTTGAAGACGCTCATTTAGAGGGTTTTTTAAAGCATTTCGTGGCGTATTATTATGGCGAGAAAGGGGATTTTAAAAAGAGGTTATTGGAGATGGAGTTTAACGCTCATAAAAGATATACCGACAACACCAACTTTAATGAGAAATATGAAAAAATAGATGATTTGTTATTTTATCTTTCTTATTCGTCTAAAGTTTGGAATTTCTTGCACACGCTTGATGAAAAATCTATCACCCTTATTGTTGATGACAATAAAAAACTTGAGATTGAAATCACGCCTAAAATGCGCGATTTGCTAGAAAAGATGCGGCGCTTAAACGCTTTGAGCGATAGCGCTTTTTTGCCCTTATTGCTCTCTCTTTTAACCATACAGCGTGCTGGAAAAAGCGCTAATGAACAACCTTATACCACCAAAGAATTAGAGGGCTTATTAGAACATTTAGAGCGTTTCGGGTTTTTAATCTATAGGGTTGCTAGCAAGAACACGGCTAAAAACGAATGGATTGAATTAGCTTTTATGGCGTTCAAAGCGTATAGATATGGGGAAGAAAATATCGTCATTGAAAATCTTCCAACGCTAGAAAAGAATTTTTTCAACAGAAAGTATAGTGCTTTGGAATTGCTTGAAGAGTATATCCACTCTAAAAAGAATGCTGAGAAATGGTATAAATGGGGCAAGGCGCTGAATTACTTGCTTTATGAATACGAGTTGCACCATAACCCTGAAACGACTCTGAATTTTGATGGCAATACAGAAAGCATTGAGCATATCTTGCCCCAAAATCCCGATCAAGGCTATAGCGCTAAAGAAAAAAATTGGGCCAAAAACCCTAACATCGTGCATGCTCTAGGGAACTTGCTTTTAATCCCTAAAAACGCTAACAGCTCTTTAAGCAACAAACCTTTTGATGAAAAAAGAAAAGAATACATAAAAGGCTCTTATAGTGAAAAAGAAGTGGCCAAAAACGCTTCTTTTGGGGTCGATCAAATCAAAGAAAGGAGTGAAAAATTATTAAACTTTTTAATCGTGCATTATCGTATCGCTGCATTAGTGGGTGAAAGCGCCATTAAAGCTTTTAAAAACGCTCTTTTAAAAGACATTAAATGA
- the speA gene encoding arginine decarboxylase, translated as MQEVHDYGINFWSNNEFKIEKGLVKVCHGKNPSLLEIVQSVRDKGYRGPLLVRFPHLVQKQIKSLFDAFSSAIKEYQYSGAFKAVFPLKVNQMPSFVLPLVQGAKGLNYGLEAGSKSELIIAMSYTNPTAPITVNGFKDKEMIELGFIAKSMQHEITLTIEGLNELKTIIAVAKQNEFLACPKIGIRIRLHSTGTGVWAKSGGINSKFGLSSTEVLEAMRLLEENDLLEHFHMIHFHIGSQISDISPLKKALREAGNLYAELRKMGAKNLNSVNIGGGLAVEYTQHKHHQDKNYTLEEFSADVVFLLREIVKNKQEIEPDIFIESGRYISANHAVLVAPVLELFSHEYNEKSLKIKESNNPPLIDEMLDLLANINEKNAIEYLHDSFDHTESLFTLFDLGYIDLIDRSNTEVLAHLIVKKAVQLLYVKDHNDILRIQEQVQERYLLNCSFFQSLPDYWGLRQNFPVMPLNKLDEKPTRSASLWDITCDSDGEIAFDSTKPLFLHDIDVDEEEYFLAFFLVGAYQEVLGMKHNLFTHPTEFSVVFDEKGDYEVEDICEAQTILDVLDDLDYDTKEIERLLKQKIEDNNQLDMEEKKEIMGRLYVMLSENGYLRTIS; from the coding sequence ATGCAAGAAGTCCATGATTATGGGATTAATTTTTGGAGCAATAACGAATTTAAGATAGAAAAAGGCTTGGTTAAAGTTTGCCATGGCAAAAACCCCTCGCTTTTAGAAATCGTTCAAAGCGTGCGCGATAAGGGCTATAGAGGGCCTTTGTTGGTGCGATTCCCCCATTTGGTGCAAAAACAAATCAAAAGCCTGTTTGATGCGTTTTCTTCAGCGATTAAAGAGTATCAATACAGCGGGGCTTTTAAGGCGGTTTTCCCTTTAAAAGTCAATCAAATGCCCTCATTTGTTTTACCTTTAGTGCAGGGGGCTAAAGGTTTGAATTACGGATTAGAAGCCGGGAGCAAGTCTGAACTCATCATCGCAATGAGTTACACCAACCCCACAGCCCCTATCACCGTGAATGGCTTTAAAGACAAAGAAATGATTGAGCTTGGCTTTATCGCTAAAAGCATGCAGCATGAAATCACTTTAACGATTGAGGGTTTGAACGAGTTAAAAACCATTATCGCCGTGGCTAAACAAAACGAGTTTTTAGCCTGCCCTAAAATTGGTATCCGCATCCGTTTGCACAGCACTGGAACTGGCGTTTGGGCAAAGAGTGGGGGGATCAATTCTAAATTTGGCCTTAGCAGCACTGAAGTTTTAGAAGCGATGCGCCTTTTAGAAGAAAACGACTTGTTAGAGCATTTCCACATGATACATTTCCATATAGGCTCTCAAATCAGCGATATTTCGCCCTTAAAAAAGGCTTTAAGAGAAGCGGGAAACCTGTATGCAGAATTGCGTAAAATGGGCGCTAAAAATCTTAACAGCGTGAATATTGGAGGGGGGTTAGCCGTAGAATACACCCAACACAAGCACCACCAAGACAAAAACTACACTTTAGAGGAATTCAGCGCTGATGTGGTGTTTTTATTGAGGGAAATTGTGAAAAATAAGCAGGAAATAGAGCCGGATATTTTCATTGAATCAGGCCGTTATATTTCCGCTAACCATGCCGTTTTAGTGGCCCCAGTGTTAGAATTGTTTTCGCATGAATACAATGAAAAATCCCTAAAAATCAAAGAAAGTAATAACCCCCCATTGATTGATGAAATGCTAGACTTGCTCGCTAATATCAATGAAAAAAACGCCATTGAATACTTGCATGATAGTTTTGATCACACCGAGTCGCTATTCACGCTTTTTGACTTGGGTTATATTGATTTGATTGACAGGAGCAATACTGAAGTTTTAGCCCATTTGATCGTCAAAAAAGCGGTGCAATTGCTTTATGTTAAGGATCATAACGATATTTTACGCATTCAAGAGCAGGTCCAAGAGCGCTACTTATTGAATTGCTCGTTTTTCCAAAGCTTGCCGGATTATTGGGGCTTAAGACAGAATTTCCCGGTCATGCCCTTGAATAAATTAGATGAAAAGCCCACTAGGAGCGCGAGCTTGTGGGATATTACTTGCGATAGCGATGGAGAAATCGCTTTTGATTCCACAAAGCCCTTGTTTTTGCACGATATAGATGTGGATGAAGAAGAATACTTTTTAGCGTTCTTTTTAGTGGGAGCGTATCAAGAAGTTTTAGGCATGAAACACAATTTATTCACGCACCCTACGGAATTTAGCGTGGTTTTTGATGAAAAAGGCGATTATGAAGTGGAAGATATTTGCGAAGCCCAAACGATTTTAGATGTGCTAGATGATTTAGACTATGACACTAAAGAGATCGAGCGCCTTTTAAAACAAAAAATTGAAGACAACAACCAACTAGACATGGAAGAAAAGAAAGAAATCATGGGGCGCTTGTATGTCATGCTGAGCGAAAACGGGTATTTGCGCACGATTTCTTAA
- a CDS encoding glycosyltransferase family 4 protein: MVIVLVVDSFKDTSNGTSMTAFRFFETLKKRGHVMRVVAPYVDNLGSEEEGYYNLKERYIPLVTEISHKQHILFAKPDEKILRKAFKGADMIHTYLPFLLEKTAVKIAREMQVPYVGSFHLQPEHISYNMKLGWFSWFNMTLFSWFKSSHYRYIHHIHCPSKFIVEELEKYNYGGKKYAISNGFDPMFRFEHPQKSLFDTTPFKIAMVGRYSNEKNQSVLIKAVALSKYKQDIVLLLKGKGPDEKKIKLLAQKLGVKTEFGFVNSNELLEILKTCTLYAHTANVESEAIACLEAISVGIVPIIANSPLSATRQFALDERSLFEPNNAKDLSAKIDWWLENKLERERMQNKYAKSALNYTLENSVIQIEKVYEEAIKDFKNNPHLFKTLS; the protein is encoded by the coding sequence ATGGTTATTGTTTTAGTCGTGGATAGCTTTAAAGATACTAGTAATGGTACTTCTATGACGGCGTTTCGTTTTTTTGAAACGCTGAAAAAAAGAGGGCATGTTATGAGGGTGGTTGCCCCTTATGTGGATAATTTAGGGAGTGAAGAAGAGGGGTATTACAACCTTAAAGAGCGCTATATCCCCCTAGTTACAGAAATTTCACACAAACAACACATTCTTTTTGCTAAACCGGATGAAAAAATCTTAAGAAAGGCTTTTAAGGGAGCGGATATGATCCATACTTATTTGCCTTTTTTGCTAGAAAAAACAGCCGTAAAAATCGCGCGAGAAATGCAAGTGCCTTATGTTGGCTCTTTCCATTTACAGCCAGAACATATTTCTTATAACATGAAATTGGGGTGGTTTTCTTGGTTTAACATGACGCTTTTTTCGTGGTTTAAATCTTCGCATTACCGCTATATCCACCATATCCATTGCCCGTCAAAATTCATTGTAGAAGAATTAGAAAAATACAACTATGGAGGGAAAAAATACGCTATTTCTAACGGCTTTGATCCCATGTTTAGATTTGAACACCCGCAAAAAAGCCTTTTTGACACCACACCCTTTAAAATCGCTATGGTAGGGCGCTATTCTAATGAAAAAAATCAAAGCGTTTTAATCAAAGCGGTTGCTTTAAGCAAATACAAACAAGATATTGTATTATTGCTCAAAGGCAAAGGGCCTGATGAGAAAAAAATCAAACTTTTAGCCCAAAAACTAGGCGTAAAAACGGAGTTTGGGTTTGTCAATTCCAATGAATTGTTAGAGATTTTAAAAACCTGCACCCTTTATGCGCACACAGCCAATGTGGAAAGCGAAGCGATTGCGTGTTTAGAGGCTATTAGCGTGGGGATTGTGCCTATTATCGCCAATAGCCCTTTAAGCGCGACCAGGCAATTTGCGCTAGATGAACGATCGCTATTTGAGCCTAATAACGCTAAAGATTTGAGCGCTAAAATAGACTGGTGGTTAGAAAACAAGCTTGAAAGAGAAAGGATGCAAAATAAATACGCTAAAAGCGCTTTAAACTACACTTTAGAAAATTCAGTCATTCAAATTGAAAAAGTTTATGAAGAAGCGATCAAAGATTTTAAAAATAACCCCCATCTCTTTAAAACCTTATCGTAA
- a CDS encoding hotdog domain-containing protein: MQESVVRVDYDSLETCKNFKPSVGTELVVLEKDIAHARFKGNESMVYEENFVHAGFVLIACNYAALCALNKRHSVVVSNNINFYAPLELNQEALIKAQVVQDGVKKAEIKIEAFVLDIQVLEGLIEIVVFDKKPFKFNFKEE; the protein is encoded by the coding sequence GTGCAAGAATCAGTCGTTCGTGTGGATTATGACTCTTTAGAAACTTGTAAGAATTTCAAACCAAGCGTTGGCACTGAATTGGTCGTTTTAGAAAAAGATATAGCCCATGCGCGTTTCAAGGGCAATGAAAGCATGGTGTATGAAGAAAATTTTGTGCATGCCGGGTTTGTGCTTATTGCGTGCAATTATGCGGCCTTGTGCGCGTTGAATAAAAGACACAGCGTGGTGGTTTCTAATAACATTAATTTTTATGCCCCCCTAGAATTGAATCAAGAAGCGCTCATTAAAGCGCAAGTGGTTCAAGATGGCGTGAAAAAAGCTGAAATAAAAATAGAGGCGTTTGTGTTAGACATTCAGGTTTTAGAGGGACTGATAGAAATCGTGGTGTTTGATAAAAAGCCTTTCAAATTCAATTTTAAAGAAGAGTAG
- the cmoB gene encoding tRNA 5-methoxyuridine(34)/uridine 5-oxyacetic acid(34) synthase CmoB has translation MLICNDKSNPKTLLEEIMALRPWRKGPFEISQIKIDSEWDSSIKWDLVKNATPLKDKVVADVGCNNGYYLFKMLEHGPKSLVGFDPGVLVKKQFEFLAPFFDKEKKIIYESLGVEDLHEKYPNAFDVIFCLGVLYHRKSPLEALKALYHALKINGELVLDTLIIDSPLDIALCPKKTYAKMKNVYFIPSVSALKGWCERVGFENFEILSVLKTTPKEQRKTDFILGQSLEDFLDKTDPSKTLEGYDAPLRGYFKMLKPSKL, from the coding sequence ATGCTCATTTGTAACGATAAATCCAATCCAAAAACCCTTTTAGAAGAAATCATGGCGTTAAGGCCATGGCGTAAAGGCCCTTTTGAAATTTCTCAAATCAAGATTGACAGCGAATGGGATAGCTCTATTAAATGGGATCTAGTCAAAAACGCCACTCCTTTAAAAGATAAGGTTGTGGCTGATGTGGGGTGCAATAACGGCTATTACTTGTTTAAAATGCTAGAACATGGGCCTAAAAGTTTGGTGGGGTTTGATCCGGGCGTTTTAGTCAAAAAACAATTTGAATTTTTAGCCCCTTTTTTTGATAAAGAAAAAAAAATCATTTACGAGTCTTTAGGGGTAGAGGATTTGCATGAAAAATACCCTAACGCTTTTGATGTCATTTTTTGCTTAGGGGTGCTATACCATAGAAAAAGCCCGCTAGAGGCTTTAAAAGCCTTGTATCATGCTTTAAAGATAAATGGGGAGTTGGTGTTGGACACTTTAATCATTGATTCGCCCCTAGACATCGCCCTTTGCCCTAAAAAAACTTATGCTAAAATGAAAAATGTTTATTTTATCCCCAGTGTTAGCGCGCTAAAGGGGTGGTGCGAAAGGGTAGGGTTTGAAAATTTTGAAATTCTTAGCGTTTTAAAGACCACGCCTAAAGAGCAGCGTAAAACGGATTTTATTTTGGGGCAGAGTTTGGAAGATTTTTTGGATAAAACAGATCCCTCTAAAACTTTAGAGGGGTATGACGCTCCTTTAAGGGGGTATTTTAAAATGCTTAAACCAAGCAAGCTTTAA
- the metG gene encoding methionine--tRNA ligase, producing MQKSLITTPIYYVNDVPHIGHAYTTLIADTLKKYYTLQGEEVFFLTGTDEHGQKIEQSARLRNQSPKAYADSISAIFKDQWDFFNLDYDGFIRTTDSEHQKCVQNAFEIMFEKGDIYKGVYSGYYCVSCESYCAISKADNTNDKVLCPDCLRETTLLEEESYFFRLSAYEKPLLDFYAKNPEAILPVYRKNEVTSFIEQGLLDLSITRTSFEWGIPLPKKMNDPKHVVYVWLDALLNYASALGYLNGLDNKMAHFACARHIVGKDILRFHAIYWPAFLMSLNLPLFKQLCVHGWWTIEGVKMSKSLGNVLDAQKIAMEYGIEELRYFLLREVPFGQDGDFSKKALIERINANLNNDLGNLLNRLLGMAKKYFNHSLKSAKITAYYSKELEKVHQILDNANSFVPKMQLHKALEELFNVYDFLNKLIAKEEPWVLHKNNESEKLEALLSLIANALLQSSFLLYAFMPKSAAKLASAFHAEITPHNYERFFKAKKLQDMILQDTEPLFSKIEKIEKAEKAREVPPEKEKKEKKEKAPLKQENYISIEDFKKVEIKVGLIKEAQRIEKSNKLLRLKVDLGEGCLRQIISGIALDYEPESLVDQMVCVVANLKPAKLMGEMSEGMILAVRDSDNLALISPTREKIAGSLIS from the coding sequence ATGCAAAAATCACTGATCACAACCCCCATTTATTATGTGAATGATGTCCCCCATATTGGCCATGCTTATACGACTTTGATTGCGGATACTCTAAAGAAGTATTACACGCTTCAAGGCGAAGAAGTCTTTTTTTTAACCGGCACCGATGAGCATGGGCAAAAGATCGAACAAAGCGCGAGATTGAGGAATCAAAGCCCTAAAGCTTACGCCGATAGCATTAGCGCGATTTTTAAAGACCAGTGGGATTTTTTCAATTTAGATTATGATGGTTTTATCCGCACCACAGACAGCGAGCATCAAAAATGCGTGCAAAACGCCTTTGAAATCATGTTTGAAAAAGGGGATATTTATAAAGGCGTTTATAGCGGGTATTATTGCGTGAGCTGTGAGAGTTATTGCGCGATCTCTAAAGCGGACAACACGAACGATAAAGTCTTATGCCCTGATTGCTTGAGAGAAACCACGCTTTTAGAAGAAGAGAGTTATTTTTTCAGATTGAGCGCGTATGAGAAGCCTTTATTGGATTTTTACGCTAAAAACCCCGAAGCGATTTTGCCCGTTTATCGTAAAAATGAGGTAACTTCTTTCATTGAGCAGGGTTTATTGGATCTGTCTATCACGCGCACGAGCTTTGAATGGGGCATTCCTTTGCCTAAAAAAATGAACGATCCTAAGCATGTGGTGTATGTTTGGCTGGACGCTTTATTGAATTATGCGAGCGCGTTAGGGTATTTGAATGGTTTAGACAATAAAATGGCGCATTTTGCATGCGCTAGGCATATTGTGGGTAAGGATATTTTACGCTTCCATGCCATTTATTGGCCAGCTTTTTTGATGAGTTTGAATTTGCCTTTATTCAAGCAGCTTTGCGTGCATGGGTGGTGGACGATAGAGGGCGTGAAAATGAGTAAGAGCTTGGGTAATGTTTTAGACGCTCAAAAAATCGCTATGGAGTATGGGATTGAGGAATTGCGTTATTTTTTATTGCGTGAGGTGCCTTTTGGGCAAGATGGGGATTTTTCTAAAAAAGCGTTAATAGAAAGGATCAATGCGAATTTGAATAACGATTTGGGGAATTTGTTGAATCGCTTGCTAGGCATGGCTAAAAAATATTTCAATCATTCTCTAAAAAGCGCAAAAATCACCGCTTATTATTCTAAAGAGCTAGAAAAAGTGCATCAAATTTTAGATAACGCTAATTCTTTTGTGCCTAAAATGCAATTGCATAAAGCTTTAGAGGAATTGTTTAATGTTTATGATTTTTTAAACAAACTCATCGCTAAAGAAGAGCCATGGGTTTTGCACAAAAACAACGAATCAGAAAAACTAGAAGCCTTATTGAGCTTGATCGCAAACGCGCTTTTGCAATCAAGCTTTTTGCTCTATGCGTTCATGCCAAAGAGCGCGGCTAAATTAGCGAGCGCTTTTCATGCAGAGATTACGCCCCATAATTACGAACGCTTTTTTAAAGCTAAAAAATTACAAGATATGATTTTACAAGACACCGAGCCTTTATTTTCCAAAATTGAGAAAATTGAAAAGGCTGAAAAAGCGAGAGAAGTCCCACCAGAAAAAGAAAAAAAAGAAAAAAAAGAAAAAGCCCCACTAAAACAAGAAAATTATATCAGCATTGAGGATTTTAAAAAAGTAGAGATTAAAGTGGGGCTTATCAAAGAAGCTCAAAGGATTGAAAAATCCAATAAATTACTGCGCTTGAAAGTGGATTTAGGCGAAGGTTGTTTGAGGCAGATTATCTCAGGGATCGCTTTGGATTATGAGCCTGAAAGCTTGGTGGACCAAATGGTGTGCGTGGTGGCTAATTTAAAACCCGCAAAGCTTATGGGTGAAATGAGTGAGGGCATGATTTTGGCGGTGCGAGATAGCGATAATCTGGCCTTAATCAGCCCTACCAGAGAAAAAATTGCAGGAAGTTTGATTAGCTAA
- the cfaS gene encoding cyclopropane fatty acid synthase — protein MISKFLLKSMFKQWKNGDYQVVFWDDSVYRNGEHSPKFTLKIHRPLKFSDIKKDMSLTIAEAYMDGVIDIEGSMDEVMHSLYLQTNYEHLHKHDNAKAIQKPIRESSNISKHYDLGNDFYSIWLDETLSYSCAYFKKDDDTLHTAQLQKLDHTLKKLHLKPGEKLLDIGCGWGYLSIKATQEYGAQVMGITISSEQYKQANKRVQELGLEDKVTIKLLNYQDLDGRLYRFDKVVSVGMFEHVGKDNLPFYFKKVKEVLKRGGMFLLHSILCCFEGKTNAWVDKYIFPGGYLPSLREVMSVMSECDFHLLMAESLRIHYAKTLDIWRDNFNHNLDQVKRLGYDERFIRMWDLYLRTCASAFRVGSADLFQLLLTNSVDNTFPLTKEYIYQ, from the coding sequence ATGATTTCAAAATTTTTGCTCAAAAGCATGTTCAAGCAGTGGAAAAACGGCGATTATCAGGTCGTTTTTTGGGATGATAGCGTTTATAGGAATGGCGAACATTCGCCTAAATTCACCCTTAAGATCCACCGCCCCCTAAAATTTAGCGATATTAAAAAAGACATGTCTTTGACGATTGCTGAGGCTTATATGGACGGCGTGATTGATATTGAAGGCTCTATGGATGAGGTGATGCATTCTTTGTATTTGCAAACCAATTATGAGCATTTGCACAAACATGACAACGCTAAAGCTATCCAAAAACCAATCAGAGAAAGCTCCAACATTTCTAAACATTACGATCTAGGGAATGACTTTTATTCTATCTGGCTGGATGAAACCTTAAGCTATTCATGCGCTTATTTCAAAAAAGACGATGACACTCTCCACACCGCCCAACTCCAAAAATTAGATCACACTTTAAAAAAGCTCCATTTAAAGCCGGGCGAAAAACTGCTGGATATAGGCTGTGGCTGGGGCTATCTTTCTATAAAAGCCACGCAAGAATATGGGGCGCAAGTGATGGGGATCACCATTTCTAGCGAGCAATACAAACAGGCTAACAAACGAGTCCAAGAGCTAGGGTTAGAGGATAAAGTAACGATCAAGTTATTGAATTACCAGGATTTAGACGGGCGTTTGTATCGCTTTGATAAGGTGGTGAGCGTGGGCATGTTTGAGCATGTGGGTAAGGATAATTTGCCCTTTTATTTCAAAAAAGTTAAAGAAGTGTTAAAGAGAGGCGGGATGTTTTTGCTCCACTCCATTTTATGCTGTTTTGAAGGCAAGACTAACGCATGGGTGGATAAATACATCTTTCCGGGCGGCTACTTGCCCTCTTTAAGAGAAGTGATGAGCGTGATGAGCGAATGCGACTTCCACTTGCTCATGGCGGAAAGCTTACGCATCCATTACGCTAAGACTTTAGACATTTGGCGAGACAACTTCAACCACAATCTAGACCAAGTCAAAAGACTCGGCTATGACGAACGCTTTATCCGCATGTGGGATCTGTATTTAAGGACTTGCGCGTCCGCCTTTAGGGTGGGGAGCGCGGATTTATTCCAATTGCTTTTAACCAACAGCGTGGATAACACTTTCCCCTTAACCAAAGAATACATCTACCAATAA